From Hippea alviniae EP5-r, the proteins below share one genomic window:
- a CDS encoding glycogen-binding domain-containing protein, translated as MRNSRIEDRELLISKYIDNELDLDEKIEFVKILKKDDELYRESIEMLESEKLVSFEIPYNNSFHIENRHTSKTFYKQIGMIAAVLLVIFSFVLGFYSGKVNKGNKKVISKNEIVYRFVYYDPSAKSVALIGSFTGWKKIYLKKVGSGYWQAYVKLSPNGFYKYNFVVNDKKVIYDPSNPAKIYNGFGGFDSVIKA; from the coding sequence ATGAGAAACAGTAGAATAGAAGATAGAGAGTTGTTGATTTCGAAATATATAGATAATGAGCTTGATCTGGATGAAAAAATAGAGTTTGTAAAAATTCTTAAAAAGGATGATGAGCTGTATAGAGAATCAATTGAGATGCTTGAAAGCGAAAAGTTGGTATCTTTCGAAATTCCATATAATAATTCTTTTCATATTGAGAATAGACATACAAGTAAGACATTTTACAAGCAAATTGGTATGATTGCTGCTGTGTTGTTAGTTATTTTTTCTTTTGTTTTGGGTTTTTACAGTGGAAAAGTTAATAAAGGTAATAAGAAGGTTATTAGCAAAAATGAGATTGTTTACAGGTTTGTTTACTATGACCCTTCGGCCAAAAGTGTGGCTCTTATAGGTAGTTTTACTGGTTGGAAAAAGATTTACCTAAAAAAAGTAGGTTCTGGATACTGGCAGGCTTATGTTAAGCTATCACCTAATGGTTTTTATAAATATAATTTTGTTGTAAACGATAAAAAGGTCATTTATGATCCTTCTAACCCGGCAAAAATATATAACGGTTTTGGCGGCTTTGATTCTGTTATAAAAGCTTGA
- a CDS encoding CHC2 zinc finger domain-containing protein, which translates to MNLLNLLEQDGFNPKRVASTDGGEYACPCPFCGGEDRFRVWPEKDRFWCRQCNAKGDSIEYLKKAKGLSFKEACSYLNISPALHTNKQNKQKSKTVSNIKAWQEKAMNFVKKSQEYLWQNAFALEFLENERFLKRETIKHFRLGFNPFNIFESAANWGLKDRNRVFLPKGVVIPIFKDNQILRVKIRRFNETPKYKAFAGSNMQPVIFEKSVDCVIVVESELDGMLLWQETNCSILALGSVAIFPDDKILKTLKRAKHVIILLDYDKPGIEKVLNLWLKHFRYATWLVPPIGKDPTECFAKGVQFEDWLPSYAFAPARKEIYTVCDKEEIDRRENFRMPMIEKLSETLNNGQSYITLKGIWQGRKADALRLRTVLFNKHLKITTLEKLYDAIINTNNQVQDRVKDNGLDVFENPF; encoded by the coding sequence ACGGCTTCAACCCTAAAAGAGTGGCAAGCACAGATGGCGGTGAGTATGCCTGCCCTTGCCCTTTCTGTGGAGGTGAAGATAGATTTAGAGTTTGGCCAGAAAAAGACAGGTTCTGGTGTAGGCAGTGCAATGCAAAGGGCGACTCTATTGAGTATTTAAAGAAAGCAAAAGGGTTAAGCTTTAAAGAGGCTTGTAGTTATCTCAATATCTCTCCTGCCCTGCATACAAACAAACAGAATAAGCAGAAAAGTAAAACAGTATCAAACATTAAGGCATGGCAAGAAAAAGCAATGAACTTTGTTAAGAAAAGTCAAGAATATCTATGGCAGAATGCTTTTGCTTTAGAGTTTTTGGAAAACGAAAGGTTTTTAAAGAGAGAGACTATAAAACACTTTAGGTTGGGGTTTAACCCTTTTAACATCTTTGAATCTGCAGCAAACTGGGGATTAAAAGACCGCAACAGGGTTTTTCTTCCTAAAGGAGTTGTCATCCCTATTTTTAAAGATAATCAGATACTCCGTGTCAAGATTAGAAGATTTAATGAAACTCCTAAATACAAAGCTTTTGCAGGTAGTAATATGCAACCAGTCATATTTGAAAAAAGTGTCGATTGCGTTATTGTAGTTGAAAGTGAGTTAGATGGTATGCTTCTGTGGCAGGAGACAAACTGCAGCATCCTTGCTTTGGGAAGTGTTGCAATATTCCCTGACGATAAAATACTCAAGACCCTTAAGAGAGCCAAACATGTTATAATTCTATTGGACTATGACAAGCCAGGGATAGAAAAAGTATTAAATCTATGGCTAAAGCATTTTAGGTATGCTACTTGGCTTGTTCCACCTATTGGAAAAGACCCAACCGAATGTTTTGCCAAAGGTGTGCAGTTTGAAGACTGGCTACCTTCTTATGCTTTTGCTCCTGCAAGAAAAGAAATCTATACCGTTTGTGATAAAGAAGAAATAGACAGAAGAGAAAACTTTAGAATGCCGATGATAGAAAAACTATCAGAAACACTTAACAACGGGCAAAGCTACATAACGCTTAAAGGGATATGGCAAGGCAGGAAAGCAGACGCACTTCGTTTAAGAACCGTTCTTTTTAATAAGCATTTGAAGATAACCACATTAGAAAAACTCTACGATGCCATTATTAACACCAACAATCAAGTGCAGGATAGAGTAAAAGACAATGGGCTTGATGTTTTTGAAAACCCCTTCTAA
- a CDS encoding glycogen-binding domain-containing protein, whose product MKLFRKVSGVVAVAFILGGCSSSPYLVKKENRKLVFYAQIPKARHVYFVSSLTNFRKIKATRVEDNLWKAEVPFKPGIVKYFYIVDGHVFVPPCKMKEKDGFGGEDCVYVATKSM is encoded by the coding sequence ATGAAGTTGTTTAGAAAGGTATCGGGAGTTGTAGCAGTAGCTTTTATCTTGGGGGGTTGTTCGTCTTCTCCTTATCTTGTCAAAAAGGAGAATCGTAAACTTGTCTTTTATGCTCAGATACCTAAAGCCAGGCATGTATATTTTGTTTCGAGCCTTACCAATTTCAGAAAAATTAAAGCTACCAGAGTAGAAGACAATCTTTGGAAGGCAGAAGTTCCGTTTAAGCCTGGTATAGTAAAGTATTTCTATATAGTTGACGGGCATGTTTTTGTTCCTCCTTGCAAAATGAAAGAGAAAGATGGCTTTGGTGGTGAGGACTGTGTCTATGTTGCGACAAAAAGTATGTAA
- a CDS encoding GntR family transcriptional regulator, which yields MSINTKSLREQVYEHLKEKINAGEIRKGDLLDLGALSRELGISKTPLRDALLKLESDGFVEIMPRKGVKVKALNLKDIENLYQIIGALECAIISETANKLTENDIDKMAKLNEKMREALDDKNFDKYYELNLEFHNTYLLLSDNWEVLRIISISKQRLYDFPRRKEYLPEWEYNSLKEHAELVELFRKKDYQSAALFIKDVHWSFEVQKRFILKYYPDAK from the coding sequence ATGAGCATCAATACTAAATCGTTAAGGGAACAGGTATATGAACATTTAAAGGAAAAAATTAATGCAGGTGAAATAAGAAAAGGCGATTTATTGGACTTAGGAGCTTTAAGCAGAGAACTTGGAATAAGCAAAACACCTTTAAGAGATGCTCTACTAAAACTTGAAAGTGATGGGTTTGTCGAAATAATGCCAAGAAAGGGCGTTAAGGTTAAAGCATTAAATCTAAAAGATATAGAGAACCTATACCAGATAATAGGAGCACTTGAGTGTGCCATAATAAGCGAGACGGCAAATAAATTAACGGAAAACGACATTGACAAGATGGCAAAATTAAACGAAAAAATGAGAGAAGCTTTAGATGACAAAAATTTCGACAAATATTATGAGCTAAATTTGGAGTTTCACAACACCTATCTTTTACTTTCAGACAACTGGGAAGTTCTAAGGATAATCTCTATTTCCAAACAGAGACTTTATGACTTTCCACGAAGAAAAGAGTATCTCCCAGAGTGGGAGTATAACTCACTAAAAGAACATGCAGAATTAGTTGAGCTATTCAGAAAAAAGGATTACCAATCCGCTGCCTTATTCATCAAAGATGTCCACTGGTCCTTTGAAGTGCAAAAAAGGTTTATTCTAAAGTATTACCCAGATGCAAAATAA
- a CDS encoding type II toxin-antitoxin system Phd/YefM family antitoxin, with protein MLINTDKMISITELQKQLPKIIRDIDSEKTKVFVSRRNKIKAVIMSTEEYETLLEAAGLLEELDISENLKKRMKNYNPDNNISWEDIKAKYEL; from the coding sequence ATGCTGATAAACACAGACAAAATGATAAGCATAACAGAGCTTCAAAAACAGTTGCCTAAAATCATAAGAGATATTGATTCCGAAAAGACAAAGGTATTTGTTAGCAGAAGGAATAAAATCAAAGCTGTAATCATGTCAACAGAAGAGTATGAAACTCTATTAGAAGCAGCAGGGTTGTTGGAAGAGTTAGATATATCAGAAAATCTAAAAAAAAGAATGAAAAATTACAATCCCGATAACAACATTTCATGGGAAGATATAAAAGCCAAGTATGAGTTATAA
- a CDS encoding RNA polymerase sigma factor codes for MRAREFEEFFIETKNRFFSYLVKIVGNREDATDILQEAYTKMFENYRHNLSKPLLYKIGYNLFIDMKRRSKFKAEVADTDIENSVSSAYNAFELALIDEKYEGVLKMLEKLPEDERNLISMVSSGDLTYREIGKILNMSEGNIKIKVYRIRKKLKEMMRKEGLI; via the coding sequence ATGCGAGCCCGGGAATTTGAAGAGTTTTTTATAGAGACCAAAAATAGGTTTTTCTCTTATCTTGTTAAAATAGTCGGAAATAGGGAAGATGCGACAGATATTTTACAGGAAGCTTATACAAAAATGTTTGAGAATTATAGACACAATCTATCAAAACCTTTGCTTTATAAAATTGGGTATAATCTTTTTATTGACATGAAAAGAAGGAGTAAATTTAAAGCTGAAGTTGCTGATACTGATATTGAAAATAGTGTTAGTTCTGCTTATAACGCTTTTGAGTTGGCTTTGATTGATGAGAAATATGAAGGTGTTTTGAAGATGCTTGAGAAATTACCCGAAGATGAAAGAAATTTGATATCCATGGTGTCTTCAGGGGATTTAACTTATAGGGAGATTGGCAAAATATTAAACATGAGCGAAGGAAACATAAAGATAAAGGTTTACAGAATTAGGAAAAAGCTAAAAGAGATGATGAGAAAGGAGGGATTAATATGA
- a CDS encoding DMT family transporter: protein MIKIYAVLLFGIFSVSVASIIIKLTYDVPALIMSTYRLVISSVILIGISYFKRKNVRLSSKKELFVAVLSGFFLSIHFISWIASIKYTSVASSVTLVSTSPIFVLLFSVLIFKEKQDKKTILAVLGSVIGSGLIAFSDSGMITGGFDKKALLGDMLAVVGAIAVSVYFMAGSFLRRNIDTFHYITLVYSFAAFFSLLFAIASGESFVGYRPVSYLYMLLLALVPQLLGHTSFNWALKHLKANAVAISTLGEPIGASILAYLFFSQTVGVGQLIGMVIVLASIVIAVKSGYKEG, encoded by the coding sequence ATGATAAAGATTTATGCCGTTTTGCTGTTTGGTATATTTTCTGTCTCTGTTGCAAGTATTATCATAAAACTGACATACGATGTTCCTGCTTTAATTATGAGCACCTACAGGCTTGTTATATCTTCTGTTATTTTGATTGGTATCTCGTATTTCAAAAGAAAAAATGTAAGATTGTCTTCGAAAAAAGAGCTGTTTGTTGCGGTTTTGAGTGGTTTTTTCTTAAGTATTCACTTTATAAGCTGGATTGCATCTATAAAATATACATCCGTTGCAAGTTCCGTTACGCTTGTCTCAACAAGTCCCATCTTTGTTTTACTTTTTTCTGTTCTTATATTTAAAGAGAAACAGGACAAAAAAACAATACTTGCGGTTTTGGGCTCTGTTATTGGGAGTGGATTGATTGCATTTTCAGATAGCGGCATGATAACAGGCGGCTTTGATAAGAAGGCTCTTCTTGGTGATATGCTTGCTGTTGTGGGTGCGATTGCGGTAAGCGTCTATTTTATGGCTGGTTCTTTTTTGAGAAGAAACATAGATACATTCCATTACATAACACTTGTTTACTCCTTTGCCGCATTTTTTTCTCTTCTGTTTGCAATAGCAAGTGGAGAGTCGTTTGTTGGGTATAGGCCAGTTTCTTATCTCTATATGCTTCTGCTTGCACTTGTGCCACAGCTTCTTGGCCACACATCGTTTAATTGGGCTCTTAAACATCTAAAAGCCAATGCTGTTGCTATATCTACACTTGGCGAGCCGATAGGTGCTTCTATTTTAGCTTATCTGTTTTTTTCTCAAACGGTTGGTGT
- a CDS encoding DMT family transporter, with the protein MQVFLFGKMRNYSFFKGVLYSVISALCFATLAVLIKVGYDANLTTLKMLFMRFFSAVVLFGSFLALFKREQLKISKSLLFKAFITGSVLYTTQAFCFFKAIQFTSPNVVELLLYIYPAFVSVLAFFFFKESFTFFKFVYIAVILIGFGFIFHDAFSSKIELKGVLFGFSAMIVYSFYLIVIQKFVKSENPFAFSFFTIFFAFVSFSVFTFVKEGVFVPNLTQMGVGLLLGLIPTFLAMLFLFVAIKEFGSALASIFSSVEPVFEIALSYLLLGIGLNMLQFVGGALILIGVFMANFYHLRESSGV; encoded by the coding sequence GTGCAAGTTTTTTTATTTGGAAAGATGCGGAATTATTCGTTTTTTAAAGGCGTTTTATACTCGGTTATCTCAGCTCTCTGTTTTGCGACATTGGCGGTTTTGATTAAGGTGGGCTATGATGCAAACTTAACCACACTGAAGATGCTTTTTATGAGATTTTTCTCTGCTGTTGTACTCTTCGGCTCTTTTCTGGCTTTATTTAAAAGAGAACAGCTAAAAATAAGCAAATCACTTCTGTTTAAAGCTTTTATAACTGGCAGTGTTTTATATACGACTCAGGCATTCTGTTTTTTTAAAGCCATTCAGTTCACATCGCCCAATGTTGTTGAACTTTTGCTTTACATCTATCCTGCCTTTGTAAGCGTTTTGGCGTTTTTCTTTTTTAAGGAGAGCTTTACATTTTTTAAGTTTGTTTATATTGCGGTTATACTCATCGGTTTTGGCTTTATCTTTCATGATGCTTTCTCATCAAAAATAGAGCTCAAAGGTGTTTTGTTTGGCTTTTCTGCAATGATTGTGTATAGCTTTTATCTTATTGTGATTCAAAAGTTTGTAAAAAGCGAAAATCCTTTTGCTTTTAGTTTTTTTACCATATTTTTCGCTTTTGTTTCTTTTTCGGTTTTTACCTTTGTCAAAGAAGGAGTGTTCGTTCCTAATTTAACCCAGATGGGTGTTGGTTTGCTTTTGGGTTTAATTCCAACTTTTCTTGCCATGCTTTTTCTGTTTGTTGCCATAAAGGAGTTTGGTTCTGCACTTGCGAGCATATTTTCTTCGGTTGAACCGGTTTTTGAGATAGCTTTGAGTTATCTTTTACTTGGTATAGGTCTAAATATGCTGCAGTTTGTTGGTGGAGCTCTGATTCTAATTGGCGTGTTTATGGCTAATTTTTATCATCTAAGGGAGAGCAGCGGTGTTTAA
- a CDS encoding type II toxin-antitoxin system RelE family toxin translates to MSYKIEFIPEAEQDFAKLDNSIRKQVAKKIDKFSINPYFGEALQDKFGMNLTGFYKIYVLDKRYRIVYRIIESSKIVEIWAIDKRDKKKVYKVLFSRIERTED, encoded by the coding sequence ATGAGTTATAAGATAGAATTCATACCTGAAGCGGAGCAGGATTTTGCCAAACTGGATAACTCTATAAGGAAACAGGTGGCAAAGAAGATAGACAAGTTTTCCATTAATCCCTATTTTGGAGAAGCTCTTCAAGATAAATTTGGTATGAATTTAACAGGTTTTTACAAAATCTATGTTTTAGATAAAAGGTATCGTATAGTTTATAGAATTATCGAAAGCTCAAAAATAGTTGAAATATGGGCTATAGATAAAAGAGACAAAAAGAAAGTTTACAAAGTGCTTTTTAGTAGGATAGAGAGAACAGAAGACTGA
- a CDS encoding DMT family transporter, with translation MFKLSKEYIADLLLLSVTIFWGSTFIIVKESINMMPTFAFLSIRFWIASILLILMFSYKLKHLNRELIRDGVILGIVLFLAYAFQTVALEYEKASIVGFLTGLNVIFTPILSAFLLKKVPSVFSQVGALLAFVGMGMMSFKGGLSLSKGDLLTIICAIFVAIQIVLTDRYSRKHDTYLLTVVEITILAILSTLVNLASEPYLFPKKWNMYLIGSFLITAIFATVYAFVIQNTAQKYTTPTKTAIIFVMEPVFAAIFGYLLGGEVLSLRAYIGAVIMFAGLFMAEVGPALVKR, from the coding sequence GTGTTTAAGCTTTCAAAGGAGTATATAGCCGACCTTTTGCTCTTATCTGTCACAATTTTTTGGGGCTCAACATTTATCATCGTAAAAGAGTCAATAAATATGATGCCCACCTTTGCGTTTTTATCAATCAGATTTTGGATTGCAAGCATTCTTTTGATTCTTATGTTCTCTTATAAATTAAAACATTTAAACAGAGAGCTAATCAGAGATGGCGTAATTTTGGGTATTGTTCTGTTTTTGGCTTATGCCTTTCAAACCGTTGCCCTTGAGTATGAGAAAGCAAGCATTGTTGGTTTTCTGACAGGTTTGAATGTGATTTTTACGCCAATTCTCTCTGCTTTTTTGTTGAAAAAGGTGCCATCTGTATTTTCTCAGGTTGGAGCTCTGCTTGCTTTTGTTGGTATGGGTATGATGTCATTTAAAGGCGGATTGAGTTTGTCAAAAGGTGATTTGCTTACGATAATTTGTGCTATATTCGTTGCTATTCAGATAGTTTTGACGGATAGGTATTCAAGAAAGCATGATACCTATCTTTTGACGGTTGTCGAGATAACTATTCTGGCGATTCTTTCGACTTTGGTAAATCTTGCAAGTGAACCTTATCTTTTTCCAAAGAAGTGGAATATGTATCTTATCGGTTCGTTTCTTATTACTGCCATTTTTGCCACTGTTTATGCATTTGTTATTCAAAATACAGCCCAGAAGTACACAACACCAACAAAAACAGCCATAATCTTTGTTATGGAGCCTGTATTTGCTGCTATATTTGGTTATCTGCTTGGTGGTGAAGTTTTAAGCTTAAGAGCATACATAGGTGCGGTTATAATGTTTGCTGGATTGTTTATGGCAGAAGTAGGCCCTGCTTTGGTGAAGAGATGA